In Pelosinus sp. UFO1, one genomic interval encodes:
- a CDS encoding spore germination protein: MKKKVLSHNKKTSTSESLASCPENNSALESLQMMIEGSKYITQDMSSIIRQLRQSGIEVQQVSSKIKDNEQYIKNIFDKCSDIVIREIKITNNPKYSALLVYIDGMVKQELIEDAVVKKMVSQPADSTYLPASKEYVQYLIGIRPEDIYEEMSQVIEAILSSKIIVFVDGVNSALTIDFKNPPTRNVEQPEAESSLRGPKEGFTESIRTSTGLLRKKIKNINLKMESYKIGRETKTDIVVCYLAGIANDKIVNEVRERLHKIDIDSVLGSSYIEAYIEDSPFFIFPTIFRTEKPDVVAGKLLEGHIAIIVDGTPVAITVPCLFVDFIKTADDYYLKFIPATLSRWIRFGAFFINLTLTGFYVALLTFHQELIPDSLVPSLIKSRAGVPLPVMWESFALLFTYEVLREAGIRMPRVVGPAVSIVGALVLGQSAVDAGLVSTLTVVVIGFTAIAALTVPYPEMSMSLIYPRFIFLFLGGTLGMLGLTGGIMMLFMNMISARSFGVPYMGPLAPLVKNELSDVVIRAPLWSMLKRSKLITWKQSIRKKTKVR; the protein is encoded by the coding sequence ATGAAAAAGAAGGTACTTTCTCATAATAAAAAAACGTCAACTAGTGAGTCGTTAGCTTCATGCCCTGAAAATAACTCTGCGTTAGAGTCATTACAAATGATGATTGAAGGCAGTAAGTACATTACTCAAGATATGTCTTCTATAATTAGGCAATTGCGTCAGTCAGGAATTGAAGTACAGCAGGTATCTTCTAAGATAAAAGATAATGAGCAATATATAAAAAATATCTTTGATAAATGCTCTGATATAGTGATACGGGAAATTAAAATCACCAATAATCCTAAATATAGCGCCCTCCTTGTATATATTGATGGTATGGTAAAACAAGAACTCATTGAAGACGCCGTTGTAAAAAAAATGGTCAGTCAACCTGCAGATTCTACCTACCTTCCTGCCAGTAAGGAATATGTACAGTATTTAATCGGGATACGACCTGAGGATATCTATGAAGAAATGAGTCAGGTCATAGAAGCGATATTAAGTAGTAAAATTATTGTATTTGTAGATGGGGTAAATAGTGCACTGACAATCGATTTTAAAAATCCTCCTACCAGAAATGTGGAGCAGCCGGAAGCGGAAAGTTCTCTGCGTGGACCGAAAGAGGGGTTTACAGAATCCATAAGGACGAGTACAGGCTTACTTAGAAAAAAAATCAAAAATATAAATTTGAAGATGGAATCTTATAAGATTGGCAGAGAGACCAAGACAGATATTGTTGTTTGTTATCTCGCAGGCATTGCCAATGATAAAATTGTAAATGAAGTGAGAGAGAGATTACATAAGATTGATATAGATTCTGTATTGGGCAGTAGCTATATTGAAGCATATATAGAGGACAGTCCTTTTTTTATCTTTCCTACGATATTCCGCACGGAAAAACCAGATGTAGTGGCAGGCAAACTATTAGAAGGTCATATTGCCATTATCGTTGACGGAACTCCCGTTGCTATAACCGTTCCCTGTCTTTTTGTAGACTTTATTAAGACGGCTGATGACTATTACTTGAAATTTATTCCTGCCACATTAAGCCGATGGATTCGGTTTGGAGCATTTTTTATAAATCTTACCCTTACAGGCTTTTATGTGGCATTATTAACATTTCATCAAGAACTGATTCCTGATTCTTTAGTTCCTAGCCTGATAAAATCTCGAGCCGGAGTGCCCCTTCCTGTAATGTGGGAGTCCTTTGCCTTGTTATTTACCTATGAGGTATTGAGAGAAGCGGGTATTCGAATGCCAAGAGTAGTAGGACCGGCTGTAAGTATCGTTGGCGCACTGGTATTAGGTCAGTCCGCTGTAGATGCAGGATTAGTAAGTACACTGACGGTTGTTGTAATCGGTTTTACCGCCATAGCCGCCTTGACAGTACCTTATCCGGAGATGAGTATGTCACTCATTTATCCTCGATTTATCTTTCTGTTCTTAGGTGGAACCTTGGGTATGCTAGGACTTACAGGCGGTATCATGATGTTGTTCATGAACATGATATCGGCACGATCCTTTGGCGTGCCATATATGGGACCTCTGGCACCTCTTGTTAAAAATGAACTGTCAGATGTAGTGATCAGAGCACCGTTGTGGTCTATGCTTAAACGATCAAAACTCATTACGTGGAAGCAATCCATACGAAAAAAAACAAAGGTACGCTAA
- a CDS encoding Ger(x)C family spore germination protein: MKKGIAFFMIYIIMFLTVGCMAKTEIEKLAIVVTFGVDITTDGKYMISTQILKTQKQSPGGMGGSKGEKQPTEVMALISTGDTIPDALDHLSKELGKKVALSHVKFIVIGEDAAKAGIAELMDFSARGYQLRPNVVFLVTSGKASEILRTSTPEDSIPANAIAAILNLQANYGYVPVTTTMEFANSLASKTAAPMAGVISLHGDEQVGRVFKMIGIAVFKKDKLIGYMMGEEEVRGVQWIRDKVKAGNIVMPSPNKGSITIEIISASSEIKSIVKDNKPIIHITINKKGNIRGMVGDLDAMKNPEILTEFEQLENEVIKKEVEKALYAAQKTFKADIFDFGETIHRDYPDEWKNIEESWSEIFPDLEVEVEVHSSIQRIGVISKPLY, translated from the coding sequence ATGAAAAAAGGTATTGCATTTTTCATGATTTATATCATTATGTTTCTTACGGTAGGCTGTATGGCGAAAACTGAAATTGAAAAACTGGCTATAGTAGTAACCTTTGGTGTTGACATTACAACAGATGGGAAATACATGATCTCTACCCAGATATTAAAAACACAGAAACAGTCACCTGGAGGCATGGGGGGATCAAAAGGCGAGAAGCAGCCTACGGAGGTCATGGCATTAATCAGTACAGGGGATACTATACCTGATGCATTAGATCATTTGTCGAAAGAACTAGGCAAAAAGGTAGCGTTATCCCATGTGAAGTTTATTGTCATCGGTGAAGATGCCGCAAAAGCAGGAATCGCTGAACTGATGGATTTTTCGGCAAGAGGATACCAGCTTCGCCCTAATGTTGTTTTCCTTGTTACAAGTGGTAAGGCTTCTGAAATACTAAGAACATCAACACCAGAAGATTCTATTCCTGCTAACGCCATTGCAGCCATATTGAATTTACAAGCAAACTATGGATACGTACCTGTCACTACTACTATGGAATTTGCTAATTCCCTAGCCAGCAAGACGGCAGCACCAATGGCAGGGGTCATTAGCCTGCATGGAGATGAACAAGTGGGTAGAGTATTCAAAATGATAGGAATTGCTGTATTTAAAAAGGATAAGCTCATTGGATATATGATGGGGGAAGAGGAAGTGCGGGGTGTCCAGTGGATACGGGATAAAGTTAAAGCAGGAAATATTGTAATGCCGTCACCTAATAAAGGTAGCATAACAATAGAAATTATTTCTGCAAGTAGTGAGATAAAGTCTATCGTAAAAGATAATAAACCCATCATACATATAACCATAAATAAGAAAGGAAATATAAGGGGAATGGTGGGAGATCTAGATGCTATGAAAAATCCTGAAATATTAACAGAGTTTGAGCAATTAGAGAATGAGGTCATAAAGAAAGAAGTTGAGAAAGCGTTATATGCAGCGCAAAAGACATTCAAGGCAGATATATTTGATTTTGGCGAAACAATACACAGGGACTATCCTGATGAGTGGAAAAATATAGAAGAAAGTTGGAGTGAGATTTTTCCTGACCTTGAGGTAGAGGTAGAAGTACATTCTAGTATACAAAGAATAGGTGTAATATCTAAACCTCTATATTAA
- a CDS encoding GerAB/ArcD/ProY family transporter: METKISAYQLFAIMVLLLFGSAILFFLTPEAKQDAWLALLIYIPVGIIESLLYTNLYYKYPNDTIVTYLPKIFGKFIGYILSVVYILYFTYLSARIVRDFSELILIVSLPELPSLIVSITIMVIFAYGAFAGIENISRAAQLTLPILMFFVILVFILLYATPDVVKMQNLKPVLENGISSVIKHGWLLITFPYGETIFFTMIYSSVNEAANVRKVSLLAVLFVGIILSLNTIMFIVSLGVAGASASLFPLFSTMRLIKLGFLERLDVFVIVIMIIGGFFKVSIITYAAMLGTSQLIKLKDPKYLAIPFGLVIVIFSIFIAKNYPEHIVIGLKWTPLYIHIPLQIIVPLTALMIHYIKRGKKKSPYDCQNKG, translated from the coding sequence GTGGAAACAAAAATATCGGCGTACCAATTGTTTGCTATCATGGTGTTATTGTTATTTGGCAGCGCTATACTCTTTTTTTTAACTCCTGAAGCAAAACAGGATGCATGGTTGGCATTACTCATTTATATACCGGTAGGCATTATAGAATCACTTCTGTATACAAATCTATATTACAAATATCCGAATGATACTATAGTTACATATTTGCCTAAAATTTTCGGCAAATTTATAGGATATATACTGAGTGTTGTATACATTCTATATTTTACTTATTTATCAGCGAGAATAGTGAGAGATTTTTCAGAACTTATACTGATTGTCTCATTGCCTGAATTACCTTCACTTATCGTTTCCATCACAATTATGGTGATATTTGCTTATGGAGCGTTCGCGGGGATCGAAAATATTTCACGAGCTGCACAATTAACACTACCAATATTGATGTTTTTCGTTATCCTAGTATTCATATTGTTGTATGCAACACCAGATGTGGTGAAAATGCAAAACCTAAAACCAGTCCTTGAAAATGGCATATCATCTGTCATAAAACATGGATGGCTGCTCATTACCTTCCCTTATGGTGAGACTATCTTCTTCACTATGATCTACTCATCTGTCAATGAAGCAGCCAATGTAAGAAAAGTATCGCTGCTTGCTGTCCTGTTTGTTGGAATAATCCTTTCCCTAAATACGATTATGTTCATAGTTTCATTAGGAGTAGCAGGTGCATCTGCTTCCCTCTTTCCCCTTTTTTCAACCATGCGTCTTATAAAACTAGGATTCTTGGAAAGATTAGATGTATTTGTTATCGTTATCATGATAATAGGAGGTTTCTTCAAGGTAAGTATTATTACCTACGCGGCCATGCTTGGTACATCCCAGCTTATCAAATTAAAGGATCCCAAGTATTTGGCTATACCCTTCGGTTTAGTAATTGTAATATTTTCAATATTCATCGCTAAAAACTATCCAGAGCACATTGTGATAGGTCTGAAGTGGACACCATTATATATTCATATACCATTACAAATTATAGTGCCATTGACTGCACTAATGATACATTATATAAAAAGAGGTAAGAAAAAAAGTCCCTATGACTGTCAAAATAAAGGGTGA